One segment of Thermoanaerobacter kivui DNA contains the following:
- a CDS encoding ISLre2 family transposase, producing the protein MKKNIFEDIILQNALNFTKEVVEIFGDLLNKGMNITELAARIKELTDKLGREAIEAIIEELDRIIKEDKRRKEKWVVERKDKKRLTTILGDIEYERTYYKSREDGRYTYLIDDALEIGRHDRIEKGVKIKLVENAIEESYERSSKKACPEELSKQTVLNAIREIGEVEVKREIKEKKEVRVLYIEADEDHVPLQDGSNETPRLIYIHEGKEEKNGRNVLRNVHYKAYVGEKPEDIWIDVANYIEDNYKEEKIEKIYIAGDGAPWIKEGLKWILKSRFVLDRYHLNKYVLKATSKEPKYRDKIWRAINEGNKEGVKKVFDELIKAAEEEREKEKIKEARKYILNNWEGIVIYNKDEDVIGCSAEGHISHVFSARLSRNPLGWSREGLKLMAKLRVFSKNGGDLREAEWGKKKNINAGSYNLTKKQIKEAVRRVKTSTNEKINNITVLNIGKVTPIYRVLRALKYAQVI; encoded by the coding sequence GTGAAAAAAAATATCTTTGAGGATATTATACTACAAAATGCTCTAAATTTCACTAAGGAAGTAGTAGAAATTTTTGGTGATTTATTAAATAAAGGAATGAATATTACAGAGCTTGCAGCAAGGATAAAGGAACTGACGGACAAACTAGGTAGAGAGGCAATAGAAGCAATTATTGAAGAGTTAGATAGGATAATAAAAGAAGATAAGAGAAGGAAAGAAAAATGGGTAGTAGAGAGGAAAGATAAAAAGAGATTAACGACAATCCTTGGGGATATAGAATATGAGAGGACATATTACAAATCCAGAGAGGATGGAAGATATACATACTTGATAGATGATGCATTAGAGATAGGACGGCACGATAGGATAGAGAAGGGAGTAAAAATAAAGTTAGTAGAAAACGCGATAGAAGAATCATATGAGAGAAGTAGTAAAAAAGCATGTCCAGAGGAGTTAAGTAAACAGACGGTATTAAACGCAATAAGGGAAATAGGAGAAGTAGAAGTAAAGAGAGAAATAAAAGAGAAGAAAGAGGTAAGGGTATTATACATAGAAGCAGATGAAGACCATGTGCCTTTGCAAGATGGCAGCAATGAAACACCGCGATTGATATACATACATGAAGGTAAAGAAGAGAAAAATGGTAGAAATGTACTGAGAAATGTGCATTACAAAGCATATGTAGGAGAGAAACCTGAAGACATATGGATAGATGTAGCAAATTACATAGAAGACAATTACAAAGAAGAGAAGATAGAGAAGATATACATAGCAGGAGATGGGGCACCGTGGATAAAAGAGGGATTAAAATGGATATTAAAATCAAGGTTTGTGTTAGACAGATATCATTTAAACAAATACGTATTAAAAGCAACATCAAAAGAGCCAAAGTATAGAGATAAGATATGGAGAGCAATAAATGAAGGGAATAAAGAAGGAGTGAAGAAGGTATTTGATGAGCTAATAAAGGCAGCAGAGGAAGAGAGAGAGAAAGAGAAGATAAAAGAAGCAAGGAAATACATACTAAACAATTGGGAAGGAATAGTGATATACAACAAAGACGAAGATGTAATAGGGTGCAGTGCAGAAGGGCATATAAGCCATGTATTTTCAGCCAGATTAAGCAGGAATCCACTAGGGTGGAGTAGAGAAGGATTAAAGTTAATGGCGAAATTAAGGGTATTCAGCAAGAATGGAGGAGACTTAAGAGAAGCAGAATGGGGTAAGAAAAAGAATATCAATGCTGGGAGTTATAATTTAACGAAGAAGCAAATAAAAGAAGCGGTAAGGAGAGTTAAAACGTCTACAAATGAAAAAATAAACAATATTACGGTTTTGAATATAGGGAAAGTAACGCCAATATATAGGGTTTTAAGAGCATTAAAATATGCACAAGTTATATAA
- a CDS encoding peptidylprolyl isomerase, giving the protein MKRKIALILSFVFILLLTVSCSTKKDVVATVNGENITNAEYKKVFDQVKAQIESSPQYTKDIWNQDYQGKKFLEVVKENVLENLITQKLLLQEARKRNITVSDKEINSEYEKEKEVNKDVTKEDVKNYLLITKLFDEYTKDVKVTPEEVKKYYDDNKSQFEVVKASHILVNDEKTADEIYNRLMRGEDFASLAKEYSIDTATKDSGGDLGEFPRGVMVSEFDQVVFSLKKGEISKPVKTTYGYHIIKSEGATVKPFEEVKDSIENHLLNNKKNEVIKEKYSDLEKAAKIQKFPQNIKVTVS; this is encoded by the coding sequence TTGAAAAGGAAGATCGCTTTAATTTTGTCTTTTGTGTTTATTTTGCTTTTGACCGTTTCCTGTTCTACCAAAAAAGACGTTGTTGCAACTGTCAATGGTGAAAACATCACTAATGCCGAATACAAAAAAGTTTTTGACCAAGTAAAGGCTCAGATTGAGAGCAGCCCTCAATACACAAAAGATATTTGGAATCAAGACTACCAAGGTAAAAAATTTTTGGAGGTTGTTAAAGAAAACGTCCTTGAAAATCTCATAACGCAAAAGTTACTTTTGCAAGAAGCGAGAAAGAGAAATATCACAGTTTCAGACAAGGAAATAAACAGTGAATACGAAAAGGAGAAAGAAGTTAATAAAGATGTTACAAAAGAGGATGTAAAAAATTATCTTTTGATAACGAAACTTTTTGATGAGTACACAAAAGACGTAAAAGTTACACCAGAGGAAGTGAAAAAGTATTACGATGACAATAAAAGCCAGTTTGAGGTTGTCAAAGCCAGCCATATTTTGGTTAATGATGAAAAGACTGCAGATGAGATATATAACAGATTGATGAGAGGAGAGGACTTTGCTTCTTTAGCAAAAGAGTATTCTATTGACACTGCTACCAAAGATAGTGGTGGCGATTTAGGAGAATTTCCTCGCGGTGTTATGGTATCTGAGTTTGACCAGGTGGTTTTCTCACTTAAAAAAGGAGAAATATCAAAACCTGTCAAAACAACGTATGGTTATCATATAATAAAATCCGAAGGCGCCACTGTAAAACCTTTTGAGGAAGTAAAAGACAGCATAGAGAATCATCTTTTGAACAATAAGAAAAACGAGGTAATTAAAGAGAAATATAGCGACCTTGAAAAAGCAGCTAAAATACAAAAATTTCCACAAAACATAAAAGTTACTGTAAGTTAA
- a CDS encoding Veg family protein, producing the protein MADKSALNEIKKQLESHVGSRVRLKTNGGRKKTIIREGLLEKTYPSIFIVVLDGQGATRRVSYSYSDILTDTVELTVMDGNKKIHCVQ; encoded by the coding sequence TTGGCGGACAAATCAGCCCTTAATGAGATAAAGAAACAGCTGGAAAGCCATGTTGGGTCAAGGGTGCGGCTTAAGACAAATGGAGGACGCAAAAAGACCATAATAAGGGAAGGCCTTCTTGAAAAAACATATCCCAGCATTTTTATTGTTGTGCTGGATGGACAAGGGGCAACCCGTAGGGTTTCATACAGTTACTCCGATATTTTGACAGATACAGTGGAACTGACAGTAATGGATGGAAATAAAAAAATACATTGTGTGCAGTAG
- the yabG gene encoding sporulation peptidase YabG, translating into MAFCINDIVMRKSYGSDILFRVIDVIDNKGVRHYLLHGVNMRIIADAPEEDLIEASRARIAEYDRPYREKAEYLLKKIASSKNLQRIRGLLRSSRQEAYGKPGKVLHIDGDEEYLNICLEAYKKVGMDVVGVVVNEEEQPDKVYELLEKYGPDILVLTGHDSIKSTRSYSDMNSYRNSKYFVEAVKNARKYEPVLDNLVIFAGACQSNYEALIKAGANYASSPERVLIHCLDPVLVSEKVAFSHINEIVKIEELIESTITGAAGIGGLQTMGKFRYGIPKGKY; encoded by the coding sequence ATGGCTTTTTGCATTAATGACATTGTCATGAGAAAGTCCTATGGCTCTGACATTTTGTTTAGGGTCATTGATGTGATAGATAATAAAGGGGTAAGGCATTATCTTTTACACGGGGTAAACATGCGGATAATAGCAGATGCACCGGAGGAAGACCTTATAGAAGCGTCTCGCGCGAGAATAGCTGAATACGATAGACCTTATAGAGAAAAAGCTGAGTACCTTTTAAAAAAAATTGCTTCTTCAAAAAACCTTCAGCGAATACGAGGATTGTTGCGGTCAAGTCGTCAAGAGGCGTATGGAAAACCGGGAAAAGTCCTTCACATAGACGGAGATGAAGAATATTTAAATATATGCCTTGAAGCTTACAAAAAAGTAGGAATGGATGTAGTGGGAGTAGTAGTGAATGAAGAGGAACAACCAGATAAAGTATATGAACTGTTGGAAAAATATGGGCCTGATATATTAGTTCTTACAGGACATGACAGTATAAAAAGTACCAGAAGTTATAGCGACATGAATAGTTATAGAAATTCCAAATATTTTGTGGAAGCAGTTAAAAATGCGAGAAAGTATGAACCCGTCCTTGACAATTTAGTAATTTTTGCCGGTGCGTGTCAATCTAATTACGAAGCTTTAATAAAAGCTGGAGCAAATTACGCCAGTTCGCCGGAGAGGGTTTTGATTCACTGCCTTGACCCCGTTTTAGTTAGTGAAAAAGTGGCTTTTTCTCATATAAATGAAATTGTAAAGATAGAAGAATTAATAGAAAGCACCATAACAGGAGCAGCAGGAATTGGAGGGTTACAGACAATGGGAAAGTTTAGGTATGGAATACCTAAGGGCAAATATTAA
- the mfd gene encoding transcription-repair coupling factor, whose translation MFTRQIQDLKEVKTIEESLIEGNGPVLAYGLTDSQKAHIAHHIMNKFNKTVLFIAYDDVEARRIYEDLYSFSFGNASLYPKREALFYKIDAASQELASQRLKAIKKLVESKPHAVVASIDAVIGKLIPIELFKKYQFTFKVGDTINLENTIKNLLTMGYERVQMVEGKGQFSLRGGIIDIYPSTEEYPYRIELFDDEIDSIRIFDTITQRSLENVNEVSLFAATEFIVESQHIKYGISNVSGHLNSYLSKIRKLKSGIAEKLQQKFEGIMEEITESKRVENINELIDYFYKDVYSIIDYLPEDAIVILDESSRIKQRINNIHMEFNENFKTLLEKGEVLPEQNKLLFDYEDILKRCRFRFLLIMNTLAKPDSELQPKAIVNFVAKTMHPFHGKMDILVDDLKYYKNTGYRVLLLSGNQERGRILKETLDSYGIDAIVAEDSEYDIQKGQVVIYPASISKGFEYVDAKFAVISDGEIFGQTKKARKTVKIKNADKIKSFTELVAGSYVVHVNYGIGKYEGIEKIKVDGIIRDYLKITYAGGDTLFVPVEQLDLVQKYVGPTDNPPKLNKLGGSEWLRAKRKAKKAVEDLAKDLIKLYAKRQMVKGHAFSPDTPWQKEFEEQFPYEETEDQLRCIKEIKEDMEKDRPMDRLLCGDVGYGKTEVALRAAFKAVADGKQVAFLCPTTILAQQHYTNFLQRFKEFPVKIEMLSRFRTPKEQAQIVKALAEGNIDIIVGTHRLLQNDIKFKDLGLLIIDEEQRFGVVHKEKIKKLKESIDVLSLSATPIPRTLHMSLIGIRDMSILENPPEDRYPVETYVVEFNEELIKDAILREMGRGGQVYFVYNRINGIEKMASFIKELIPNCRVAVAHGRMEESCLEKVMIDFLNGEYDVLVSTTIIETGLDIPNVNTIIVYDADKMGLSQLYQLRGRVGRSNRLAYAYFTYRKDKVLSEVAEKRLEAIKEFTEFGSGFKIAMRDLEIRGAGNLLGAEQHGHIDAVGYDMYLKLLEEAIRNLKGEVIEEEVTTTVDIKVNAYIDSSYIEDENLRLEMYKKIASIESKKDMEEISEELIDRFGDYPKPVEVLLEIAYLKAIASKLRITEITERGNYVILKFKDTKSVNLDTIEKLTKEYRGNLMFSNQIPPYLTYKFNKKETIQKELIGLVEKIKNLQME comes from the coding sequence ATGTTTACACGACAGATACAAGATTTAAAAGAAGTCAAGACTATTGAAGAATCTTTAATAGAAGGCAATGGACCTGTTTTAGCTTATGGACTTACCGATTCACAAAAAGCTCATATTGCTCACCATATTATGAACAAATTCAATAAGACTGTTTTATTTATTGCTTATGACGACGTAGAAGCGAGGAGAATCTACGAGGATTTATATTCTTTTAGTTTTGGAAATGCTTCATTGTATCCTAAAAGAGAAGCGCTGTTTTACAAAATAGATGCTGCCAGCCAAGAGCTTGCATCGCAAAGGCTTAAAGCCATCAAAAAACTGGTTGAAAGCAAACCTCACGCTGTTGTCGCTTCAATAGATGCGGTTATTGGAAAGCTTATTCCAATAGAATTGTTTAAAAAATATCAATTTACTTTTAAAGTCGGAGATACTATCAATTTGGAAAATACTATAAAGAATCTTTTGACGATGGGTTATGAAAGGGTTCAAATGGTAGAAGGCAAAGGTCAATTTAGTTTAAGAGGAGGTATAATTGATATTTACCCTTCTACTGAAGAATATCCTTATAGGATTGAACTTTTTGACGATGAAATAGATTCTATAAGGATATTCGATACTATTACTCAGAGGTCTTTGGAAAATGTAAATGAAGTGAGTCTTTTTGCAGCAACAGAATTTATTGTAGAAAGCCAGCACATAAAATACGGAATCTCGAATGTGTCAGGTCATTTAAATTCTTATTTATCTAAAATAAGAAAACTAAAAAGCGGTATTGCCGAAAAATTGCAGCAAAAATTTGAAGGGATTATGGAAGAAATAACAGAGTCTAAAAGGGTTGAAAATATCAACGAACTCATAGATTATTTTTATAAAGATGTGTATTCTATCATCGATTATTTGCCTGAAGATGCGATTGTAATTTTGGACGAAAGTTCTCGAATTAAACAGAGAATAAACAATATTCACATGGAATTTAACGAAAATTTTAAAACTTTGTTAGAGAAAGGAGAAGTACTACCTGAGCAAAACAAACTTCTTTTTGACTATGAGGACATATTAAAAAGATGCAGGTTCAGATTTCTGTTGATTATGAACACTTTAGCAAAACCTGACAGTGAACTACAGCCAAAAGCAATTGTTAATTTTGTAGCAAAGACTATGCATCCTTTTCACGGCAAAATGGATATATTAGTTGACGATTTAAAATATTACAAGAATACCGGTTACAGAGTTTTACTATTAAGTGGAAATCAAGAGAGAGGAAGGATTCTCAAAGAAACCCTTGATAGTTATGGAATTGACGCAATTGTGGCTGAAGACAGTGAATACGATATACAAAAAGGGCAAGTTGTGATATATCCTGCATCGATAAGCAAAGGTTTTGAATATGTAGATGCAAAATTTGCTGTTATAAGCGACGGCGAAATTTTTGGACAGACAAAAAAAGCGAGAAAAACTGTAAAGATTAAAAATGCAGATAAAATAAAGAGTTTTACAGAGCTTGTTGCGGGTTCATATGTTGTTCATGTGAATTACGGAATAGGCAAATACGAGGGCATAGAAAAAATAAAAGTGGATGGGATTATAAGGGATTACCTAAAGATAACCTATGCAGGTGGAGATACACTTTTTGTACCAGTTGAGCAATTGGACCTCGTGCAAAAATACGTGGGACCTACTGACAATCCTCCTAAGTTAAACAAGCTGGGAGGAAGTGAGTGGCTAAGGGCAAAGAGAAAAGCTAAAAAAGCTGTGGAAGACCTTGCGAAAGACTTGATTAAGCTTTATGCCAAAAGACAGATGGTAAAAGGACATGCTTTTTCTCCTGATACACCATGGCAAAAGGAGTTTGAAGAGCAGTTTCCTTATGAAGAGACAGAAGACCAGTTAAGGTGCATAAAAGAAATTAAAGAGGACATGGAAAAGGATAGGCCCATGGATAGATTGCTTTGTGGGGATGTAGGCTACGGCAAAACAGAAGTGGCCTTAAGAGCTGCTTTCAAAGCGGTTGCTGATGGAAAACAGGTTGCTTTTCTGTGCCCAACGACTATACTGGCGCAGCAGCATTATACAAATTTTCTACAGCGATTCAAAGAGTTTCCTGTTAAAATAGAGATGCTCAGCCGCTTTAGAACTCCTAAAGAACAAGCGCAAATAGTTAAGGCTTTAGCAGAAGGGAATATTGACATTATTGTTGGTACCCACAGGCTTTTGCAAAATGACATAAAGTTTAAGGACTTGGGGCTTTTAATTATAGACGAGGAGCAGAGATTTGGGGTTGTTCACAAAGAAAAGATAAAAAAGCTTAAAGAAAGTATAGATGTGTTATCTTTGTCAGCGACTCCTATTCCAAGGACTCTTCACATGTCCTTGATTGGCATAAGAGATATGAGCATACTTGAAAATCCGCCTGAAGATAGATATCCGGTAGAGACTTATGTAGTAGAATTTAATGAAGAATTAATAAAAGATGCAATACTGAGAGAAATGGGGAGAGGAGGACAAGTTTATTTTGTATACAACCGCATAAACGGCATAGAAAAAATGGCTTCGTTTATAAAAGAATTGATTCCGAACTGTAGAGTAGCTGTCGCTCACGGTCGGATGGAAGAAAGCTGCCTTGAAAAAGTGATGATAGACTTTTTAAACGGGGAATACGATGTTTTAGTCAGCACTACGATTATTGAGACAGGCCTTGATATACCCAATGTCAATACGATTATAGTTTATGATGCGGATAAAATGGGACTTTCTCAGCTGTATCAATTAAGAGGGCGCGTTGGAAGGTCAAATAGGCTCGCTTACGCATACTTTACTTACAGAAAGGACAAAGTCTTAAGTGAAGTTGCGGAGAAGAGATTAGAGGCGATAAAAGAGTTTACTGAATTTGGTTCTGGCTTTAAAATAGCGATGAGAGACTTGGAGATAAGAGGGGCGGGAAATCTTTTAGGAGCTGAACAACATGGCCATATCGATGCAGTGGGATATGACATGTATCTCAAGCTTTTAGAAGAAGCCATAAGAAATTTAAAGGGAGAAGTCATAGAAGAAGAGGTCACTACTACTGTGGATATAAAAGTCAATGCTTACATCGATTCTTCCTATATCGAGGATGAAAATTTAAGACTGGAAATGTATAAAAAGATAGCCTCTATTGAATCTAAAAAGGATATGGAAGAAATTTCAGAGGAGCTTATAGACAGGTTTGGTGATTATCCCAAGCCGGTTGAAGTACTACTTGAGATAGCTTATTTGAAAGCCATTGCTTCTAAACTGCGCATAACTGAAATAACAGAGAGGGGCAATTATGTTATTTTAAAATTTAAAGATACTAAGTCAGTAAATTTAGACACAATAGAGAAACTCACAAAAGAGTATAGGGGGAATCTAATGTTTTCAAATCAAATTCCACCTTACCTTACTTACAAATTCAACAAAAAAGAAACAATACAAAAAGAGCTAATTGGGCTTGTAGAAAAGATAAAAAATTTGCAGATGGAGTAA
- a CDS encoding sensor histidine kinase, which produces MSKNRLFKKLFISNIIIILITLSILSGMFYLMFQNYYFADKEKIMLEEAQEINAILNEFAVGDINIDKWNQELNVVTRLINATVWIVDKEGLIYSQSQQQGKAWTGVSLSKEEIKSILDGQSVVKKGYFGGKFNQPVLTVGVPLVINGRIEGAIFMHAPLTEMNKTIINIFILMLLSGGVALIIGFVLISYTSSRISQPLKEMSLAVQQVAKGNFSARVQHKEDDEIGDLAKSFNVMAKELEQLEDMRKDFVANVSHELRSPLTSIQGYIDGILDGTIPKEKACDYLKIVQKETRRMSRLIDDFLEMTKLESGQFPLNKTEFDINELIRLAVIKFEKRIVEKDLSVKVDFEEDRRIVIADKDKIEQVLTNLIDNAIKFSKEKGIIHIFTEIKDDKAFITIKDNGIGISPEDQEHIWDRFYKADKSRGKDGAGLGLYIVKRIINAHNEEIWVESELGKGTAFTFTLPVKKF; this is translated from the coding sequence TTGAGCAAAAATAGACTCTTTAAAAAACTTTTTATAAGCAATATAATTATTATCCTTATTACTTTGTCTATCCTTTCAGGGATGTTTTATCTGATGTTTCAAAACTATTATTTTGCCGACAAAGAAAAAATAATGTTGGAAGAGGCTCAAGAAATAAATGCAATTTTAAATGAATTTGCAGTAGGTGACATAAATATAGATAAATGGAATCAAGAATTAAATGTTGTTACTAGGTTGATTAATGCTACTGTATGGATCGTGGATAAAGAAGGGCTAATTTACAGTCAATCACAGCAGCAGGGCAAAGCGTGGACAGGAGTAAGCCTCAGTAAAGAAGAAATAAAAAGCATTTTAGATGGACAATCTGTTGTAAAAAAAGGATATTTTGGTGGTAAATTTAATCAGCCTGTTTTGACAGTAGGAGTGCCTCTTGTTATAAATGGCCGTATTGAAGGGGCTATATTTATGCATGCACCTTTGACAGAAATGAATAAAACCATTATAAACATTTTTATTTTAATGCTTTTATCTGGAGGAGTAGCTCTTATAATAGGTTTTGTGCTCATTTCTTATACTTCCAGTAGAATATCTCAGCCTCTTAAAGAGATGAGCTTAGCTGTTCAGCAGGTAGCGAAGGGGAATTTTTCTGCAAGGGTGCAACATAAAGAAGATGATGAGATAGGGGATTTAGCTAAATCCTTTAATGTTATGGCAAAAGAATTAGAACAATTAGAAGACATGAGAAAAGATTTTGTGGCAAATGTTTCTCACGAATTGAGGTCCCCATTGACATCTATACAAGGCTATATTGATGGAATATTAGATGGAACTATACCAAAGGAAAAAGCTTGCGATTATCTTAAAATAGTGCAAAAAGAAACAAGGAGGATGTCTCGACTCATAGACGATTTTCTTGAAATGACTAAACTTGAGTCAGGCCAATTTCCACTTAATAAGACTGAATTTGATATAAATGAACTTATTCGACTGGCTGTTATAAAGTTTGAAAAAAGAATAGTGGAAAAAGATCTAAGCGTTAAAGTTGATTTTGAAGAAGACAGAAGAATAGTTATAGCTGATAAAGATAAGATAGAACAAGTTTTGACAAATCTTATAGACAATGCAATAAAATTTTCTAAAGAAAAGGGTATAATTCATATTTTTACTGAAATAAAAGATGACAAGGCATTTATTACTATAAAAGATAATGGAATAGGTATTTCTCCAGAAGACCAAGAGCATATATGGGATAGATTTTATAAAGCGGACAAATCGAGAGGGAAAGATGGAGCAGGCCTTGGACTTTATATAGTAAAGCGCATTATAAATGCTCATAATGAGGAGATATGGGTAGAAAGTGAACTCGGTAAAGGTACAGCATTTACTTTTACTTTACCGGTGAAAAAATTTTAA
- a CDS encoding S1C family serine protease — MDYDKDFENKIEKNDPENVVPSQKNEIEAEYTVEDASQEILKAEEQQPEEDQNTAIHPKVEFRNNKKSLGKMAKRFRRKMLASFVAVALVAALIGGGVTGAVMKYYGTGTGSTPQVVTRYLPLSDTETSSNGILDLIPNIYKIVSPAVVEIDTNVAYTNGYRTEYVPKGSGSGFIIGSDGYIVTNNHVIDGASKITVKLLDGRSAEAKLIGKDARTDLAVLKINLPNLPVVKLGDSSKLQPGELAIAIGNPLGDSFAGTVTAGIISGLNRNLQSDYGPVKLIQTDAAINPGNSGGPLVNSKAEVVGITSVKLTSTGPSMQDPFGLFQSQGTPVEGMGFAIPINEAKPIIEQIIKRGYVERPMMGIGAQTITKQDAAQYNLPVGVYVAQVQPNSAAERAGIQPGDVIIKVDGKNMTSFEDLQSVISSHKVGDVINVTIWRNGKTFTVPVKLQSSANFQ; from the coding sequence ATGGATTACGACAAGGACTTTGAAAATAAAATCGAAAAGAATGACCCTGAAAATGTGGTACCTTCTCAAAAAAATGAAATAGAGGCGGAGTATACGGTAGAGGATGCAAGTCAAGAAATATTAAAAGCAGAAGAACAACAACCGGAAGAAGATCAAAATACTGCTATACATCCCAAAGTAGAATTTAGAAACAATAAAAAAAGCCTTGGCAAAATGGCAAAGAGATTTAGAAGAAAAATGTTAGCTTCCTTTGTAGCAGTGGCATTGGTAGCAGCTCTCATTGGCGGCGGAGTTACAGGGGCTGTAATGAAATATTATGGAACAGGGACGGGATCTACACCACAAGTCGTTACAAGGTATTTGCCACTGTCAGATACTGAAACATCCTCAAACGGCATTTTAGATTTAATACCTAACATTTACAAAATAGTGAGTCCTGCAGTGGTAGAAATTGATACAAACGTTGCTTACACAAACGGTTATAGAACAGAATATGTACCCAAAGGCAGTGGTTCTGGTTTTATAATAGGCTCTGATGGATATATTGTAACAAATAACCATGTTATTGATGGTGCTTCAAAGATTACAGTGAAACTTTTGGATGGTAGAAGTGCAGAAGCTAAGTTAATAGGCAAAGATGCGAGAACAGACCTTGCAGTTTTAAAGATAAACCTTCCTAATTTACCTGTTGTAAAACTTGGCGATTCCTCAAAACTTCAACCGGGTGAACTGGCAATCGCGATAGGAAATCCTTTGGGAGATTCCTTTGCAGGGACAGTCACTGCAGGTATAATAAGCGGACTTAACAGAAACCTCCAAAGTGATTATGGTCCAGTCAAACTCATACAAACAGATGCTGCGATAAATCCTGGCAACAGCGGTGGACCTCTTGTAAACAGTAAAGCTGAAGTTGTAGGGATAACAAGTGTTAAACTTACTTCAACAGGACCAAGCATGCAAGATCCTTTCGGGTTGTTCCAAAGCCAAGGTACTCCAGTTGAAGGAATGGGCTTTGCAATCCCAATAAACGAAGCAAAACCTATAATTGAACAGATAATAAAACGTGGTTATGTAGAAAGACCAATGATGGGCATAGGTGCCCAGACCATTACAAAACAAGATGCAGCCCAATATAACTTGCCTGTAGGAGTGTATGTAGCCCAAGTTCAACCTAATAGTGCAGCAGAACGTGCAGGCATTCAACCAGGAGATGTTATAATAAAAGTTGATGGCAAAAACATGACTTCTTTTGAAGACTTACAAAGTGTAATTAGCAGCCACAAAGTTGGAGATGTAATAAATGTAACTATTTGGAGAAACGGCAAGACCTTCACAGTTCCTGTAAAATTGCAAAGTAGTGCTAATTTTCAATAA
- the pth gene encoding aminoacyl-tRNA hydrolase → MYIIAGLGNPGKEYEGTRHNVGFMVIDELAKKLNIDVGKLKFKSLIGEGNYKGEKIVLQKPQTFMNLSGEALYDIVNFYKIPLKNVIVIYDDKDLDVGKIRIRRKGSSGGHNGMNSIIYLLNSEDFPRVRIGIGKPENDLVSYVMGKFNEYEKKLIDEAIIKAADAVIDIIENGIEHAMSKFNGG, encoded by the coding sequence ATGTATATAATCGCTGGTTTAGGAAATCCTGGAAAAGAATATGAAGGGACAAGACACAATGTGGGATTTATGGTTATAGATGAGCTGGCAAAAAAATTAAATATAGATGTGGGTAAGCTCAAGTTTAAGTCTCTTATTGGTGAAGGTAATTACAAAGGAGAAAAGATCGTACTTCAAAAGCCTCAGACATTTATGAATTTGAGTGGCGAAGCCCTATACGATATTGTAAATTTTTATAAAATTCCACTTAAAAATGTAATTGTAATTTATGACGATAAAGATTTAGATGTGGGTAAAATAAGGATAAGAAGAAAAGGCAGTTCAGGCGGTCACAATGGTATGAATTCTATCATATATCTTTTAAATAGCGAGGACTTTCCACGGGTGCGAATAGGCATAGGCAAACCCGAAAATGACCTTGTAAGCTATGTAATGGGTAAATTTAATGAGTATGAGAAAAAATTGATTGACGAGGCTATCATAAAAGCAGCAGACGCAGTTATAGACATTATTGAAAATGGTATAGAACATGCGATGAGCAAGTTTAATGGGGGATAA
- the spoVT gene encoding stage V sporulation protein T, with protein sequence MKATGIVRRIDDLGRVVIPKEIRRTLRIKEGDPLEIFTDKEGEIILKKYSPISELSDFAQEYADSIYQSTKHPVCITDTDNVIAVAGVAKKDLIDKPISQDLEKYLEEKKTVMLGTGKDKGPIKISEGQDFTITSQVIVPIISRGDTIGSVVIFTKETGETVTEVEAKIAETAAAFLGKQMEE encoded by the coding sequence TTGAAGGCTACAGGAATTGTACGAAGAATAGATGACCTTGGAAGAGTTGTTATTCCAAAAGAAATACGAAGGACTTTAAGAATCAAAGAGGGAGATCCATTGGAGATTTTCACGGATAAAGAGGGGGAGATAATTTTAAAGAAATATTCGCCTATAAGCGAGTTAAGTGATTTTGCACAGGAATATGCTGATAGCATTTATCAATCCACAAAACATCCTGTTTGCATAACGGATACTGACAATGTGATAGCAGTGGCGGGAGTAGCGAAAAAAGATTTAATAGATAAGCCCATAAGCCAAGACCTTGAGAAATATTTAGAAGAAAAAAAGACGGTGATGTTGGGCACAGGAAAAGACAAGGGCCCAATTAAAATAAGTGAAGGTCAAGATTTTACCATCACTTCACAAGTTATAGTCCCAATAATTTCAAGAGGTGATACAATAGGAAGTGTAGTGATATTTACAAAAGAGACAGGTGAAACGGTGACGGAAGTTGAAGCCAAAATCGCTGAAACTGCGGCTGCTTTTTTAGGGAAACAGATGGAGGAATAA